Proteins co-encoded in one Cucurbita pepo subsp. pepo cultivar mu-cu-16 chromosome LG15, ASM280686v2, whole genome shotgun sequence genomic window:
- the LOC111811561 gene encoding eisosome protein SEG2-like isoform X1, with the protein MGCFIACFRSSNDGKRRMRRRRKVSPRDQTANAISQPVQASPSTLDSASVVSISPILKSRNRSEERLNLSATKRVTFDSNVRTYELDHVKDDAFLEKERNKEEDLAEISQCKSISENGSTVSSGSSYPSNHRYQNCRDSDDDDDGLDYADSDLDHDHVDTDDDGDDDEDEDEEYENYSDDEDGSSATQVFVDEVDSCLSVCGCPGKTEPQTGARPIARDRNAGVPSVLKPVENISQWKAVKVKDTHLSNKENLTLNGAPWSCSGTEPRFGKSSFRYESRTCRPKNSAQDIAVDASLSNWLSSSEVTPPIKTSTGILGLPTPESQGSNSPKSQEDRPILGALTMEELNQFSTSPSPRRSPYRSTPDGMPIIGTVGTYSSNYIETCVK; encoded by the exons ATGGGCTGTTTCATCGCTTGTTTCCGCTCATCCAATGACGGAAAACGCCGGATGCGGAGGCGGCGTAAGGTTTCGCCACGAGATCAAACC GCTAATGCTATCTCCCAGCCCGTTCAGGCCTCACCATCTACCTTAGACAGTGCTTCTGTTGTGTCCATTAGTCCGATTCTTAAATCTCG GAACAGGTCTGAGGAGAGATTAAATCTGAGTGCTACAAAAAGAGTAACATTTGATTCCAATGTAAGAACATATGAGCTTGATCATGTTAAAGATGATGCTTTTCTTGAAAAGGAGAGGAACAAGGAGGAGGACCTAGCTGAAATATCCCAATGCAAATCTATCTCTGAAAATGGCTCTACTGTTTCGAGCGGTTCGTCTTACCCATCGAATCATAGGTATCAGAATTGTCGAGAtagtgatgatgatgatgatggattGGATTATGCTGATAGTGATCTCGATCATGATCATGTTGACACTGATGACgatggtgatgatgatgaggatgAGGATGAAGAGTATGAGAATTACtctgatgatgaagatggaAGTTCTGCTACTCAAGTGTTTGTCGACGAGGTTGATAGCTGTTTGTCAGTATGTGGGTGTCCTGGAAAGACTGAACCTCAAACCGGGGCGAGACCGATTGCTCGAGATAGGAATGCAGGTGTTCCTTCTGTGTTGAAGCCTGTGGAGAATATCTCACAATGGAAGGCAGTTAAAGTTAAGGATACACATCTGTCGAACAAAGAGAATTTGACACTAAATGGAGCTCCTTGGAGTTGTTCGGGGACGGAGCCACGTTTCGGGAAATCATCTTTTCGTTATGAATCGAGAACTTGCAGACCTAAGAACTCAGCTCAAGACATAGCTGTTGATGCTAGCCTTTCAAACTGGTTGAGTTCATCAGAAGTTACACCTCCAATCAAGACTAGCACAGGCATTTTAGGTCTTCCAACACCAGAGTCACAAGGTTCAAACTCACCTAAAAGCCAAGAAGATAGACCAATTTTGGGAGCTTTAACTATGGAGGAGCTCAATCAGTTTTCAACTTCACCTTCTCCGAGGAGATCACCTTATAGAAGCACCCCCGACGGTATGCCAATCATTGGGACGGTTGGCACATACAGCAGTAACTACATAGAAACGTGTGTGAAATAA
- the LOC111811561 gene encoding eisosome protein SEG2-like isoform X2, whose protein sequence is MGCFIACFRSSNDGKRRMRRRRKVSPRDQTANAISQPVQASPSTLDSASVVSISPILKSRSEERLNLSATKRVTFDSNVRTYELDHVKDDAFLEKERNKEEDLAEISQCKSISENGSTVSSGSSYPSNHRYQNCRDSDDDDDGLDYADSDLDHDHVDTDDDGDDDEDEDEEYENYSDDEDGSSATQVFVDEVDSCLSVCGCPGKTEPQTGARPIARDRNAGVPSVLKPVENISQWKAVKVKDTHLSNKENLTLNGAPWSCSGTEPRFGKSSFRYESRTCRPKNSAQDIAVDASLSNWLSSSEVTPPIKTSTGILGLPTPESQGSNSPKSQEDRPILGALTMEELNQFSTSPSPRRSPYRSTPDGMPIIGTVGTYSSNYIETCVK, encoded by the exons ATGGGCTGTTTCATCGCTTGTTTCCGCTCATCCAATGACGGAAAACGCCGGATGCGGAGGCGGCGTAAGGTTTCGCCACGAGATCAAACC GCTAATGCTATCTCCCAGCCCGTTCAGGCCTCACCATCTACCTTAGACAGTGCTTCTGTTGTGTCCATTAGTCCGATTCTTAAATCTCG GTCTGAGGAGAGATTAAATCTGAGTGCTACAAAAAGAGTAACATTTGATTCCAATGTAAGAACATATGAGCTTGATCATGTTAAAGATGATGCTTTTCTTGAAAAGGAGAGGAACAAGGAGGAGGACCTAGCTGAAATATCCCAATGCAAATCTATCTCTGAAAATGGCTCTACTGTTTCGAGCGGTTCGTCTTACCCATCGAATCATAGGTATCAGAATTGTCGAGAtagtgatgatgatgatgatggattGGATTATGCTGATAGTGATCTCGATCATGATCATGTTGACACTGATGACgatggtgatgatgatgaggatgAGGATGAAGAGTATGAGAATTACtctgatgatgaagatggaAGTTCTGCTACTCAAGTGTTTGTCGACGAGGTTGATAGCTGTTTGTCAGTATGTGGGTGTCCTGGAAAGACTGAACCTCAAACCGGGGCGAGACCGATTGCTCGAGATAGGAATGCAGGTGTTCCTTCTGTGTTGAAGCCTGTGGAGAATATCTCACAATGGAAGGCAGTTAAAGTTAAGGATACACATCTGTCGAACAAAGAGAATTTGACACTAAATGGAGCTCCTTGGAGTTGTTCGGGGACGGAGCCACGTTTCGGGAAATCATCTTTTCGTTATGAATCGAGAACTTGCAGACCTAAGAACTCAGCTCAAGACATAGCTGTTGATGCTAGCCTTTCAAACTGGTTGAGTTCATCAGAAGTTACACCTCCAATCAAGACTAGCACAGGCATTTTAGGTCTTCCAACACCAGAGTCACAAGGTTCAAACTCACCTAAAAGCCAAGAAGATAGACCAATTTTGGGAGCTTTAACTATGGAGGAGCTCAATCAGTTTTCAACTTCACCTTCTCCGAGGAGATCACCTTATAGAAGCACCCCCGACGGTATGCCAATCATTGGGACGGTTGGCACATACAGCAGTAACTACATAGAAACGTGTGTGAAATAA
- the LOC111776325 gene encoding LOW QUALITY PROTEIN: protein PHOSPHATE STARVATION RESPONSE 1-like (The sequence of the model RefSeq protein was modified relative to this genomic sequence to represent the inferred CDS: deleted 1 base in 1 codon) produces the protein MSFNYLNKLRQDIKSVLPNCLEEVYPKLPDSRQVSMERELVSRRFVHSSHLHSSSGVVGHIFSSSPGFSTDLHYSSVSFYENQSDVPFVTEPSANGVLLNSHSELLSSTNHPTGENGNSWRSDALPGFREAPESNPVGGSRVENNSCSSLMVSEDFSKENDWQEWTDRLITDDPLSSNWSDLLVDADVVDLEPKMVHQAPNPAIQMQVQQSRVQNRLPSSNGAPSKLRMRWTPELHDAFVEAVNKLGGSERATPKGVLKLMQVEGLTIYHVKSHLQKYRTARYQPESSKGPMEKSTTSLEDISSLDLKTSVDITEALRLQMEVQKKLHEQLEIQRNLQLRIEEQGKYLQMMFEEQCKSSNNLTKPSDNPTRCTDPSEADSISEKTTNQVEEKLLASHREVPENPEPDVFESRSELSKRQRTDE, from the exons ATGAGCTTTAACTACTTAAATAAACTAAGG CAGGACATTAAGAGTGTCCTGCCCAATTGTTTGGAGGAGGTATATCCTAAGCTGCCTGATTCTCGACAGGTTTCAATGGAACGAGAGCTGGTATCGAGACGTTTTGTTCATTCCAGTCATTTACACTCTAGCAGTGGAGTGGTTGGCCACATATTTTCGTCGTCTCCCGGGTTTTCAACAGATCTCCATTACTCATCGGTTTCGTTTTACGAAAACCAATCTGATGTGCCTTTCGTCACCGAGCCATCAGCTAATGGAGTACTGTTGAATTCTCATTCAGAACTTCTTTCATCAACAAACCATCCTACTGGTGAAAATGGCAATTCCTGGCGTTCGGATGCATTGCCGGGTTTTCGAGAAGCTCCTGAAAGTAACCCAGTTGGCGGTAGTCGTGTAGAGAACAATAGCTGCAGCTCTCTTATGGTATCAGAGGATTTTagtaaagaaaatgattggcAGGAATGGACGGATAGGCTAATAACTGATGATCCATTGAGTTCTAATTGGAGTGACCTTCTAGTGGATGCTGATGTTGTAGATTTGGAACCGAAG ATGGTGCACCAAGCACCTAAC CCAGCAATACAAATGCAAGTGCAGCAATCTCGAGTTCAAAATCGACTTCCTTCTTCAAATGGAGCTCCCTCGAAGCTGCGAATGCGATGGACACCCGAACTTCATGATGCATTTGTAGAGGCTGTAAACAAACTTGGTGGTAGTGAAA GAGCTACTCCCAAGGGTGTTCTTAAGCTTATGCAGGTGGAGGGTTTGACAATCTATCATGTGAAAAGCCACTTGCAG AAATATAGAACGGCTAGATACCAACCAGAATCATCAAAAG GACCAATGGAGAAAAGCACCACCTCACTTGAGGATATTTCATCTCTCGATCTGAAAAC GAGTGTTGATATCACAGAGGCTCTACGGCTGCAGATGGAAGTTCAAAAAAAGTTACATGAACAACTCGAG ATCCAACGAAATTTACAGTTAAGAATAGAAGAACAGGGGAAGTACCTTCAAATGATGTTTGAAGAACAATGCAAGTCGAGCAATAACCTGACAAAGCCATCGGATAATCCCACGCGATGCACCGATCCATCCGAAGCTGACTCGATATCCGAAAAGACTACTAACCAAGTAGAGGAGAAGCTATTAGCTTCTCATAGGGAAGTCCCGGAGAATCCCGAGCCTGATGTTTTTGAATCTCGCTCCGAGCTATCGAAACGCCAAAGGACAGATGAGTAG
- the LOC111811169 gene encoding 60S ribosomal protein L23 codes for MSKRGRGGSAGNKFRMSLGLPVAATVNCADNTGAKNLYIISVKGIKGRLNRLPSACVGDMVMATVKKGKPDLRKKVLPAVIVRQRKPWRRKDGVFMYFEDNAGVIVNPKGEMKGSAITGPIGKECADLWPRIASAANAIV; via the exons ATGTCGAAGCGAG GTAGGGGAGGTTCCGCTGGGAACAAATTTAGGATGTCGCTGGGTCTACCTGTGGCGGCTACAGTCAACTGTGCCGACAATACAGGAGCTAAGAACCTGTATATCATTTCAGTGAAGGGGATCAAGGGCCGCCTCAACCGATTGCCATCAGCTTGTGTTGGTGACATGGTCATGGCGACGGTCAAGAAGGGAAAACCTGACCTCAGGAAGAAGGTGCTTCCTGCTGTTATTGTCAGGCAGCGCAAGCCTTGGCGCCGAAAGGATGGTGTCTTCATGTACTTTGAAG ATAACGCTGGTGTCATCGTGAACCCCAAAGGAGAGATGAAAG GTTCTGCTATAACAGGCCCAATTGGAAAGGAATGTGCTGATCTCTGGCCCAGAATTGCCAGTGCAGCTAATGCTATTGTTTGA
- the LOC111776498 gene encoding uncharacterized protein LOC111776498 isoform X1, whose product MPTGTAAVFSATNFLPPPRYPPPSTSKTKPTRCHVIPRMSLNQSPSSGPKSSTSSSSSSLLSSITNLLWGPSLPPGLLVATVRTAWETTWQLMMSQLAPSDTSGGYSRPLSQFRATKISAKKLHLYVGLPCPWAHRTLIVRALKGLENAVPVSVAGPGADGSWEFRENPTADNETLRQGLDRANGCKTLKEVYRLRGGGYNGRSTVPMLWDAEKKEVICNESSDIIEILNSGLNGLAENPDLDLSPPLLKGKIEEWNAIIYPNVNNGVYRCGFAQSQEAYDKAVNELFSTLYVLDDHLGRSRYLCGENLTLADVCLFTTLIRFDLVYNVLFKCTKKKLLEYTNLHGYMRDIYQIPKVAATCNFTAIMDGYYKTLFPLNPGNIRPTKPASCYHEALLVPSKRESLPILDTTKQTSERTPNCRITTPEGLRLY is encoded by the exons ATGCCGACGGGCACCGCCGCCGTCTTTTCCGCCACAAACTTTCTCCCTCCGCCGCGTTATCCCCCGCCGTCGACTTCAAAAACAAAGCCGACCAGATGCCACGTCATCCCCAGAATGTCCCTAAACCAAAGCCCATCAAGCGGCCCAAAATCGTCCacatcttcctcttcttcttccctgtTATCCTCAATCACTAATCTCTTATGGGGCCCATCTCTCCCGCCGGGGCTCCTGGTAGCCACCGTCCGTACAGCCTGGGAGACCACGTGGCAGCTCATGATGAGCCAGCTCGCCCCCTCCGATACTTCTGGCGGCTACTCAAGACCCCTCTCCCAATTTCGCGCCACCAAAATTTCCGCCAAAAAGCTCCATCTATACGTCGGCCTTCCATGTCCATGGGCCCACCGGACGTTGATCGTCCGAGCCTTAAAAGGCCTCGAAAACGCCGTTCCGGTCTCCGTCGCCGGTCCCGGTGCAGACGGATCGTGGGAATTCCGGGAGAATCCGACGGCTGATAATGAAACCCTAAGGCAGGGATTGGATAGGGCAAATGGGTGCAAAACTTTGAAGGAGGTTTACAGACTGCGAGGAGGAGGTTACAATGGAAGGTCCACTGTGCCGATGCTATGGGATGCGGAGAAGAAGGAGGTGATTTGCAATGAAAGCTCtgatataattgaaattttgaattcggGTCTCAATGGATTGGCTGAGAATCCGGATTTGGACCTCTCGCCGCCATTGCTGAAGGGGAAGATTGAAGAATGGAACGCCATTATTTATCCCAATGTCAACAATGGAGTTTATAG ATGTGGGTTTGCTCAGAGTCAAGAAGCATATGACAAAGCTGTCAATGAGCTATTTTCAACGCTCTACGTGTTAGACGACCATTTGGGGCGTTCGAGGTACTTGTGTGGTGAAAATTTGACTCTGGCTGATGTTTGCTTGTTTACGACCTTGATTCGGTTTGATCTGGTGTATAATGTTCTGTTTAAATGCACAAAGAAGAAGCTGCTTGAGTATACAAATCTTCATGGATATATGCGAGACATTTATCAG ATTCCAAAGGTTGCAGCAACTTGCAACTTTACAGCAATAATGGATGGCTATTACAAAACATTGTTTCCTCTAAATCCTGGGAATATTCGACCAACTAAGCCGGCCAGTTGCTATCATGAAGCACTCTTAGTTCCTTCCAAAAGGGAGTCGCTGCCAATCTTAGACACAACCAAGCAG ACCTCTGAGAGAACACCAAACTGCCGGATTACCACTCCTGAAGGCCTCCGCCTGTATTGA
- the LOC111776498 gene encoding uncharacterized protein LOC111776498 isoform X2 — protein sequence MPTGTAAVFSATNFLPPPRYPPPSTSKTKPTRCHVIPRMSLNQSPSSGPKSSTSSSSSSLLSSITNLLWGPSLPPGLLVATVRTAWETTWQLMMSQLAPSDTSGGYSRPLSQFRATKISAKKLHLYVGLPCPWAHRTLIVRALKGLENAVPVSVAGPGADGSWEFRENPTADNETLRQGLDRANGCKTLKEVYRLRGGGYNGRSTVPMLWDAEKKEVICNESSDIIEILNSGLNGLAENPDLDLSPPLLKGKIEEWNAIIYPNVNNGVYRCGFAQSQEAYDKAVNELFSTLYVLDDHLGRSRYLCGENLTLADVCLFTTLIRFDLVYNVLFKCTKKKLLEYTNLHGYMRDIYQIPKVAATCNFTAIMDGYYKTLFPLNPGNIRPTKPASCYHEALLVPSKRESLPILDTTKQVSV from the exons ATGCCGACGGGCACCGCCGCCGTCTTTTCCGCCACAAACTTTCTCCCTCCGCCGCGTTATCCCCCGCCGTCGACTTCAAAAACAAAGCCGACCAGATGCCACGTCATCCCCAGAATGTCCCTAAACCAAAGCCCATCAAGCGGCCCAAAATCGTCCacatcttcctcttcttcttccctgtTATCCTCAATCACTAATCTCTTATGGGGCCCATCTCTCCCGCCGGGGCTCCTGGTAGCCACCGTCCGTACAGCCTGGGAGACCACGTGGCAGCTCATGATGAGCCAGCTCGCCCCCTCCGATACTTCTGGCGGCTACTCAAGACCCCTCTCCCAATTTCGCGCCACCAAAATTTCCGCCAAAAAGCTCCATCTATACGTCGGCCTTCCATGTCCATGGGCCCACCGGACGTTGATCGTCCGAGCCTTAAAAGGCCTCGAAAACGCCGTTCCGGTCTCCGTCGCCGGTCCCGGTGCAGACGGATCGTGGGAATTCCGGGAGAATCCGACGGCTGATAATGAAACCCTAAGGCAGGGATTGGATAGGGCAAATGGGTGCAAAACTTTGAAGGAGGTTTACAGACTGCGAGGAGGAGGTTACAATGGAAGGTCCACTGTGCCGATGCTATGGGATGCGGAGAAGAAGGAGGTGATTTGCAATGAAAGCTCtgatataattgaaattttgaattcggGTCTCAATGGATTGGCTGAGAATCCGGATTTGGACCTCTCGCCGCCATTGCTGAAGGGGAAGATTGAAGAATGGAACGCCATTATTTATCCCAATGTCAACAATGGAGTTTATAG ATGTGGGTTTGCTCAGAGTCAAGAAGCATATGACAAAGCTGTCAATGAGCTATTTTCAACGCTCTACGTGTTAGACGACCATTTGGGGCGTTCGAGGTACTTGTGTGGTGAAAATTTGACTCTGGCTGATGTTTGCTTGTTTACGACCTTGATTCGGTTTGATCTGGTGTATAATGTTCTGTTTAAATGCACAAAGAAGAAGCTGCTTGAGTATACAAATCTTCATGGATATATGCGAGACATTTATCAG ATTCCAAAGGTTGCAGCAACTTGCAACTTTACAGCAATAATGGATGGCTATTACAAAACATTGTTTCCTCTAAATCCTGGGAATATTCGACCAACTAAGCCGGCCAGTTGCTATCATGAAGCACTCTTAGTTCCTTCCAAAAGGGAGTCGCTGCCAATCTTAGACACAACCAAGCAGGTTTCAGTTTGA
- the LOC111776499 gene encoding uncharacterized protein LOC111776499 produces the protein MFDDPNDVPDLLTIGENLKRLYLTSVNPFPLERKWDLYCDDNIRILRDMKARNIGYHHDYVASSTVYIPETPIRLLMFLATYNATYQLTSIKSPEQLKLVAALYTEDNSYTIGLRRKVEETVADELFAVLLFYINFFT, from the exons ATGTTCGACGACCCCAATG ATGTACCTGATCTGTTGACAATTGGGGAGAACCTGAAGAGATTATATCTAACATCAGTTAATCCCTTTCCACTGGAAAGAAAATGGGATTTATATTGTGATGATAATATAAGGATTTTGAGAGACATGAAAGCACGTAACATTGGCTATCACCATGATTATGTTGCCTCAAGTACCGTATACATTCCAGAAACCCCCATCAGACTCTTAATGTTTCTAGCCACATATAATGCGACATACCAG TTGACGAGCATAAAATCACCGGAACAGCTCAAGCTGGTAGCTGCACTTTACACAGAAGATAATAGTTACACCATTGGTTTACGTAGAAAAGTAGAAGAAACAGTAGCTGATGAACTTTTTGCGGTGCTTCTCTTTTACATAAACTTCTTTACCTGA
- the LOC111811109 gene encoding auxin-responsive protein IAA11, which yields MASSGGGSGVVSEESMSTICKDENVMLSSEGSSCPDESEIELGLGLSLGVRDSRKIQKVSIAQFGRILTAEDFSSSICSSSSLSGVNVTNGSKRNSDSAATINGGRSSQVVGWPPIRASRISTLVNQAKPHSVEEFKAVAGKNKNKHTEAGTLNGVSDRNKANKERRTSRNSVYVKVNMDGVLIGRKVNLSAHSSYETLAQTVENMFLDPTALVDSTGSSIKEHDIVRPSRLLNGLSGYMLTYEDREGDWMLVGDVPWGMFTQSVKRLRIMKAAEANQIGR from the exons ATGGCTTCTAGCGGAGGTGGAAGCGGTGTAGTTTCTGAAGAATCTATGTCGACTATTTGTAAAGATGAAAACGTGATGTTGTCGTCTGAGGGCTCCTCGTGCCCAGACGAGTCGGAGATTGAATTAGGGCTAGGGCTCAGCCTCGGTGTTCGCGATTCACGCAAAATTCAGAAGGTTTCCATCGCTCAATTTGGGAGAATTTTAACGGCTGAGGATTTTTCTTCGTCGATCTGTTCCTCGTCTTCGCTTAGTGGAGTCAATGTCACTAATGGTTCGAAGAGAAATTCTGATTCCGCAGCGACTATCAATGGCGGGAG AAGTAGCCAGGTCGTGGGGTGGCCCCCAATCAGAGCTTCTAGGATCAGTACCTTGGTTAACCAGGCAAAACCTCATTCTGTAGAAGAATTCAAGGCAGTTGCTGGCAAGAATAAAAACAAGCATACGGAGGCAGGGACACTTAATGGTGTTAGTGATAGAAACAAAGCAAATAAAGAGCGTAGGACTTCCAGAAATTCTGTGTACGTGAAGGTGAATATGGATGGAGTTCTCATTGGAAGAAAGGTTAACCTCAGTGCTCACAGTAGCTATGAAACCTTGGCTCAAACCGTCGAGAACATGTTCCTTGATCCCACTGCACTGGTTGATTCCACTG GATCGAGTATAAAGGAACATGACATAGTGAGACCCTCCAGACTACTAAATGGACTATCTGGGTACATGCTTACTTATGAAGACAGGGAAGGAGATTGGATGCTAGTTGGCGATGTTCCTTGGGG AATGTTTACCCAATCCGTGAAGAGGCTTAGGATAATGAAAGCAGCTGAAGCTAATCAAATTGGCAGGTGA